Proteins from a genomic interval of Toxotes jaculatrix isolate fToxJac2 chromosome 5, fToxJac2.pri, whole genome shotgun sequence:
- the glsl gene encoding glutaminase liver isoform, mitochondrial isoform X2 produces the protein MENNQNQEAEDSSYLCFQRTPSLRRKWRKRYGGLDGNKLLEPNKDLDMKEDGGMTDENQQRNAENQDAAPRPAPRSLIQNQVQSPVQNPVQKPVSLVSPGLAVSVSNGCQKPPLPQAVVQPEDRGLPPSQPWFPPQQSPSKRRVAADVLFDSFASDGRININQFFEAIWSSGLHRSDPRLRECFFHLRKLQDAEGSVDRNTFHRCVTGFVSLILKALQGRFVIPDFSTFTEETQKLFSRCRQLSSVQEKDKDSMDSTKWGVSVCTVDGQRLSLGDWTGSLVLGEGAWPVVYGVAVDLLGPDLVHRYVGVEEYSRYDSPFMLTKTGIPHSPLTETGAIITTSLLQLAGRLSAEEEEKYDSVLNVIRRLCNKEHANLNCTSYQSSRKASIRLHALSFYLQEKKCFPEKVDINTALDLMLQCSSTEVTCESGAAMAASLANGGLCPLSGDQVLSPAATRSMLSVMQVAGMKDYSTTFHYKTSVPAVSSSHGSLLAVVPGVLGLMAFSPELDACGNPWRAVHFCQELISAFQLHSFDIRTPFRQILAYRQWKAESEVISDPRPVYHCFSMRSAGLSLKGLLSSAGIPDHERPAGSFQRRRPVPEKAPPGSSLLNSDIDAS, from the exons ATGGAGAACAACCAGAaccaggaggcagaggacaGCTCGTACCTGTG TTTTCAGAGAACTCCGTCTCTCAGACGCAAATGGAGGAAACGTTATGGCGGCCTGGATGGCAACAAACTGTTGGAGCCCAATAAGGACCTAGACATGAAAG aggatggagggatgacagATGAGAACCAGCAGAGAAATGCTGAGAACCAG GATGCAGCTCCCCGCCCAGCACCCAGGAGCCTGATCCAGAACCAGGTCCAGAGTCCAGTCCAGAATCCAGTCCAGAAGCCTGTTAGCCTCGTCAGTCCTGGACTTGCAG TGTCAGTCAGTAATGGCTGCCAGAAGCCGCCCCTCCCTCAGGCGGTGGTCCAGCCGGAGGACCGAGGTTTGCCCCCCTCCCAGCCCTGGTTCCCCCCTCAGCAGAGTCCATCCAAACGCAGAGT AGCTGCTGATGTGCTGTTCGACAGCTTCGCTTCAGATGGAAGAATCAACATCAACCAGTTCTTCGAG GCCATCTGGAGCTCCGGTCTACACAGGTCCGACCCTCGGCTCAGAGAGTGTTTCTTCCATCTGAGAAAACTGCAGGACGCTGAGGGATcggtggacagaaacaccttcCACAG GTGCGTCACAGGATTCGTCTCCCTCATTCTGAAAGCTCTGCAGGGACGATTCGTTATTCCAGATTTTTCTACCTTCACTGAAGAGACTCAGAAGTTGTTTTCCAGATGTCGTCAGCTGTCATCTGTACAG GAAAAAGATAAGGACTCCATGGACAGCACCAAGTGGGGAGTCTCAGTCTGCACTGTGGATGGACAGAG ATTGTCGCTGGGCGACTGGACCGGCTCTCTGGTTCTGGGTGAGGGGGCGTGGCCTGTGGTTTACGGGGTTGCGGTGGACCTGCTGGGCCCAGACCTGGTCCACAGATACGTTGGTGTGGAGGAGTACTCCAGATATGACTCTCCATTCATGCTCACTAAAACAG GGATCCCTCACAGCCCTCTCACTGAGACAGGAGCCATCATTACCACATCTTTACTACAG CTGGCAGGAAGGCTgagtgcagaggaagaggagaagtaTGACTCA GTTCTGAACGTCATCCGCAGACTCTGCAACAAAGAGCACGCCAACTTAAACTGCACCAG TtatcagagcagcaggaaggCCAGCATCAGACTCCACGCTCTGTCCTTCTACCTGCAAGAGAAAAAG TGTTTCCCGGAGAAGGTGGACATTAACACTGCTTTGGATCTGATGCTACAG TGCTCCTCAACAGAGGTCACCTGCGAATCAGGAGCCGCCATGGCTGCCTCCTTAGCCAATGGGGGGCTCTGTCCACTGTCAGGTGACCAGGTTCTGTCGCCGGCGGCCACGCGGAGTATGCTGTCCGTGATGCAGGTGGCAGGGATGAAGGATTACTCCACAACTTTCCACTACAAG ACGTCTGTGCCGGCGGTGTCCAGCAGCCACGGCTCCCTGCTGGCTGTGGTTCCAGGTGTTTTGGGTCTGATGGCATTTTCTCCGGAGTTAGATGCCTGTGGAAATCCCTGGAGGGCAGTCCACTTCTGCCAG GAGCTGATTTCAGCCTTTCAGCTGCACAGTTTTGACATCAGGACTCCGTTCAGGCAGATTCTGGCCTACAGACAGTGGAAGGCTGAATCTGAGGTTATCTCTGATCCCAGACCAGTTTATCACTGCTTTTCAATGAGATCAGCAGGACTGTCTCTAAAaggcctcctctcctctgcagggATACCAGATCATGAACGTCCTGCTGGCAGCTTTCAGAGGAGACGTCCAGTCCCTGAGAAG GCTCCACCTGGATCCTCGTTGTTGAACTCAGACATTGATGCAtcatga
- the glsl gene encoding glutaminase liver isoform, mitochondrial isoform X3: MENNQNQEAEDSSYLCFQRTPSLRRKWRKRYGGLDGNKLLEPNKDLDMKEDGGMTDENQQRNAENQDAAPRPAPRSLIQNQVQSPVQNPVQKPVSLVSPGLAVSVSNGCQKPPLPQAVVQPEDRGLPPSQPWFPPQQSPSKRRVAADVLFDSFASDGRININQFFEAIWSSGLHRSDPRLRECFFHLRKLQDAEGSVDRNTFHRCVTGFVSLILKALQGRFVIPDFSTFTEETQKLFSRCRQLSSVQEKDKDSMDSTKWGVSVCTVDGQRLSLGDWTGSLVLGEGAWPVVYGVAVDLLGPDLVHRYVGVEEYSRYDSPFMLTKTGIPHSPLTETGAIITTSLLQLAGRLSAEEEEKYDSVLNVIRRLCNKEHANLNCTSYQSSRKASIRLHALSFYLQEKKCFPEKVDINTALDLMLQCSSTEVTCESGAAMAASLANGGLCPLSGDQVLSPAATRSMLSVMQVAGMKDYSTTFHYKTSVPAVSSSHGSLLAVVPGVLGLMAFSPELDACGNPWRAVHFCQELISAFQLHSFDIRTPFRQILAYRQWKAESEGYQIMNVLLAAFRGDVQSLRRLHLDPRC, translated from the exons ATGGAGAACAACCAGAaccaggaggcagaggacaGCTCGTACCTGTG TTTTCAGAGAACTCCGTCTCTCAGACGCAAATGGAGGAAACGTTATGGCGGCCTGGATGGCAACAAACTGTTGGAGCCCAATAAGGACCTAGACATGAAAG aggatggagggatgacagATGAGAACCAGCAGAGAAATGCTGAGAACCAG GATGCAGCTCCCCGCCCAGCACCCAGGAGCCTGATCCAGAACCAGGTCCAGAGTCCAGTCCAGAATCCAGTCCAGAAGCCTGTTAGCCTCGTCAGTCCTGGACTTGCAG TGTCAGTCAGTAATGGCTGCCAGAAGCCGCCCCTCCCTCAGGCGGTGGTCCAGCCGGAGGACCGAGGTTTGCCCCCCTCCCAGCCCTGGTTCCCCCCTCAGCAGAGTCCATCCAAACGCAGAGT AGCTGCTGATGTGCTGTTCGACAGCTTCGCTTCAGATGGAAGAATCAACATCAACCAGTTCTTCGAG GCCATCTGGAGCTCCGGTCTACACAGGTCCGACCCTCGGCTCAGAGAGTGTTTCTTCCATCTGAGAAAACTGCAGGACGCTGAGGGATcggtggacagaaacaccttcCACAG GTGCGTCACAGGATTCGTCTCCCTCATTCTGAAAGCTCTGCAGGGACGATTCGTTATTCCAGATTTTTCTACCTTCACTGAAGAGACTCAGAAGTTGTTTTCCAGATGTCGTCAGCTGTCATCTGTACAG GAAAAAGATAAGGACTCCATGGACAGCACCAAGTGGGGAGTCTCAGTCTGCACTGTGGATGGACAGAG ATTGTCGCTGGGCGACTGGACCGGCTCTCTGGTTCTGGGTGAGGGGGCGTGGCCTGTGGTTTACGGGGTTGCGGTGGACCTGCTGGGCCCAGACCTGGTCCACAGATACGTTGGTGTGGAGGAGTACTCCAGATATGACTCTCCATTCATGCTCACTAAAACAG GGATCCCTCACAGCCCTCTCACTGAGACAGGAGCCATCATTACCACATCTTTACTACAG CTGGCAGGAAGGCTgagtgcagaggaagaggagaagtaTGACTCA GTTCTGAACGTCATCCGCAGACTCTGCAACAAAGAGCACGCCAACTTAAACTGCACCAG TtatcagagcagcaggaaggCCAGCATCAGACTCCACGCTCTGTCCTTCTACCTGCAAGAGAAAAAG TGTTTCCCGGAGAAGGTGGACATTAACACTGCTTTGGATCTGATGCTACAG TGCTCCTCAACAGAGGTCACCTGCGAATCAGGAGCCGCCATGGCTGCCTCCTTAGCCAATGGGGGGCTCTGTCCACTGTCAGGTGACCAGGTTCTGTCGCCGGCGGCCACGCGGAGTATGCTGTCCGTGATGCAGGTGGCAGGGATGAAGGATTACTCCACAACTTTCCACTACAAG ACGTCTGTGCCGGCGGTGTCCAGCAGCCACGGCTCCCTGCTGGCTGTGGTTCCAGGTGTTTTGGGTCTGATGGCATTTTCTCCGGAGTTAGATGCCTGTGGAAATCCCTGGAGGGCAGTCCACTTCTGCCAG GAGCTGATTTCAGCCTTTCAGCTGCACAGTTTTGACATCAGGACTCCGTTCAGGCAGATTCTGGCCTACAGACAGTGGAAGGCTGAATCTGAG ggATACCAGATCATGAACGTCCTGCTGGCAGCTTTCAGAGGAGACGTCCAGTCCCTGAGAAG GCTCCACCTGGATCCTCGTTGTTGA
- the glsl gene encoding glutaminase liver isoform, mitochondrial isoform X1, with translation MENNQNQEAEDSSYLCFQRTPSLRRKWRKRYGGLDGNKLLEPNKDLDMKEDGGMTDENQQRNAENQDAAPRPAPRSLIQNQVQSPVQNPVQKPVSLVSPGLAVSVSNGCQKPPLPQAVVQPEDRGLPPSQPWFPPQQSPSKRRVAADVLFDSFASDGRININQFFEAIWSSGLHRSDPRLRECFFHLRKLQDAEGSVDRNTFHRCVTGFVSLILKALQGRFVIPDFSTFTEETQKLFSRCRQLSSVQEKDKDSMDSTKWGVSVCTVDGQRLSLGDWTGSLVLGEGAWPVVYGVAVDLLGPDLVHRYVGVEEYSRYDSPFMLTKTGIPHSPLTETGAIITTSLLQLAGRLSAEEEEKYDSVLNVIRRLCNKEHANLNCTSYQSSRKASIRLHALSFYLQEKKCFPEKVDINTALDLMLQCSSTEVTCESGAAMAASLANGGLCPLSGDQVLSPAATRSMLSVMQVAGMKDYSTTFHYKTSVPAVSSSHGSLLAVVPGVLGLMAFSPELDACGNPWRAVHFCQELISAFQLHSFDIRTPFRQILAYRQWKAESEGYQIMNVLLAAFRGDVQSLRRYFLSGVDVNAVDYDGRSALHVAAAEGHIEVICFLLENTGANPALKDRWGSSPLQEARRHNRNSAVQLLQGAV, from the exons ATGGAGAACAACCAGAaccaggaggcagaggacaGCTCGTACCTGTG TTTTCAGAGAACTCCGTCTCTCAGACGCAAATGGAGGAAACGTTATGGCGGCCTGGATGGCAACAAACTGTTGGAGCCCAATAAGGACCTAGACATGAAAG aggatggagggatgacagATGAGAACCAGCAGAGAAATGCTGAGAACCAG GATGCAGCTCCCCGCCCAGCACCCAGGAGCCTGATCCAGAACCAGGTCCAGAGTCCAGTCCAGAATCCAGTCCAGAAGCCTGTTAGCCTCGTCAGTCCTGGACTTGCAG TGTCAGTCAGTAATGGCTGCCAGAAGCCGCCCCTCCCTCAGGCGGTGGTCCAGCCGGAGGACCGAGGTTTGCCCCCCTCCCAGCCCTGGTTCCCCCCTCAGCAGAGTCCATCCAAACGCAGAGT AGCTGCTGATGTGCTGTTCGACAGCTTCGCTTCAGATGGAAGAATCAACATCAACCAGTTCTTCGAG GCCATCTGGAGCTCCGGTCTACACAGGTCCGACCCTCGGCTCAGAGAGTGTTTCTTCCATCTGAGAAAACTGCAGGACGCTGAGGGATcggtggacagaaacaccttcCACAG GTGCGTCACAGGATTCGTCTCCCTCATTCTGAAAGCTCTGCAGGGACGATTCGTTATTCCAGATTTTTCTACCTTCACTGAAGAGACTCAGAAGTTGTTTTCCAGATGTCGTCAGCTGTCATCTGTACAG GAAAAAGATAAGGACTCCATGGACAGCACCAAGTGGGGAGTCTCAGTCTGCACTGTGGATGGACAGAG ATTGTCGCTGGGCGACTGGACCGGCTCTCTGGTTCTGGGTGAGGGGGCGTGGCCTGTGGTTTACGGGGTTGCGGTGGACCTGCTGGGCCCAGACCTGGTCCACAGATACGTTGGTGTGGAGGAGTACTCCAGATATGACTCTCCATTCATGCTCACTAAAACAG GGATCCCTCACAGCCCTCTCACTGAGACAGGAGCCATCATTACCACATCTTTACTACAG CTGGCAGGAAGGCTgagtgcagaggaagaggagaagtaTGACTCA GTTCTGAACGTCATCCGCAGACTCTGCAACAAAGAGCACGCCAACTTAAACTGCACCAG TtatcagagcagcaggaaggCCAGCATCAGACTCCACGCTCTGTCCTTCTACCTGCAAGAGAAAAAG TGTTTCCCGGAGAAGGTGGACATTAACACTGCTTTGGATCTGATGCTACAG TGCTCCTCAACAGAGGTCACCTGCGAATCAGGAGCCGCCATGGCTGCCTCCTTAGCCAATGGGGGGCTCTGTCCACTGTCAGGTGACCAGGTTCTGTCGCCGGCGGCCACGCGGAGTATGCTGTCCGTGATGCAGGTGGCAGGGATGAAGGATTACTCCACAACTTTCCACTACAAG ACGTCTGTGCCGGCGGTGTCCAGCAGCCACGGCTCCCTGCTGGCTGTGGTTCCAGGTGTTTTGGGTCTGATGGCATTTTCTCCGGAGTTAGATGCCTGTGGAAATCCCTGGAGGGCAGTCCACTTCTGCCAG GAGCTGATTTCAGCCTTTCAGCTGCACAGTTTTGACATCAGGACTCCGTTCAGGCAGATTCTGGCCTACAGACAGTGGAAGGCTGAATCTGAG ggATACCAGATCATGAACGTCCTGCTGGCAGCTTTCAGAGGAGACGTCCAGTCCCTGAGAAG GTACTTCCTGTCTGGAGTGGATGTTAATGCTGTTGACTACGACGGCCGGTCGGCTCTGCATGTGGCGGCTGCTGAAGGTCACATAGAGGTCATCTGCTTCCTGCTGGAGAATACTGGAGCAAATCCCGCCCTCAAGGACAG GTGGGGGAGCTCTCCTCTGCAGGAGGCCCGGAGACACAACAGGAACtctgcagttcagctgctgcagggagCGGTGTGA